A portion of the Deltaproteobacteria bacterium genome contains these proteins:
- a CDS encoding permease — protein sequence MEPTQIITVLIFAVTIVLIITRKIDPVVAALLGVVAMVAVGSITEIQAFTFVDWDVIMILISVWLIAGYFGKTGIPEKLGDLTLRLSKGNIPLFVTLLGVLAGFISMFIDNVVVVLMLAPIVFHIRKIYNFKATGPILFIGLCSNFMGTALLLGDLPPQMLHSVSGIEFLGFIWHSGRPSSFLILTVTYLLVCLVFYFKFKRSELAMCTLDEKAAHADAGETMVHIKDKRFAFLVCAGFIWTVIGMSLRQFLGFKLGFIAFAGTLIMVLVFELLKKPLKMDVPDLEGMLGEIEWSAIGFYVALFALVGALEYTHVLKIVANWLIPFIKSGLLTGTSVLYWVTSPIVAFVEHDAYILTILYVIRDLHQSLNINAWPYYWALVWAGTLGSNLTIAGAPALYVALTMGEKEDGEKMPLKKFFSYTVPYVLLSLVICYVFLVLIWVLPFMK from the coding sequence ATGGAACCAACTCAGATCATTACCGTTCTGATCTTCGCGGTTACGATTGTTCTGATCATCACGCGAAAAATCGACCCCGTGGTAGCTGCCCTGCTCGGCGTAGTTGCCATGGTGGCGGTGGGAAGTATAACGGAGATTCAGGCTTTTACTTTTGTTGACTGGGACGTCATCATGATCCTGATCAGCGTATGGCTGATCGCCGGCTATTTCGGGAAAACGGGCATTCCCGAAAAGCTCGGGGACCTCACCCTCCGTCTTTCCAAGGGGAACATCCCCCTTTTCGTGACCCTCCTCGGTGTGCTCGCCGGCTTTATCTCCATGTTCATAGACAATGTAGTTGTGGTGCTGATGCTGGCTCCCATTGTCTTCCATATCAGGAAAATTTATAATTTCAAGGCAACCGGACCTATCCTTTTCATCGGGCTATGTTCAAATTTCATGGGTACGGCTCTCCTCCTTGGGGATCTCCCTCCACAGATGCTTCACAGTGTATCCGGCATCGAGTTCCTCGGATTTATCTGGCATTCCGGGAGACCGTCTTCATTTCTTATCCTGACCGTTACCTATTTACTGGTTTGCCTGGTTTTCTATTTCAAGTTCAAAAGGTCAGAGTTGGCGATGTGTACCCTGGATGAGAAGGCCGCCCACGCTGACGCCGGAGAAACGATGGTGCATATCAAGGATAAGCGGTTTGCTTTCCTTGTCTGTGCCGGTTTTATCTGGACGGTCATCGGGATGTCGTTGAGACAATTTCTCGGTTTCAAGCTTGGGTTCATCGCTTTCGCCGGTACCCTTATAATGGTACTTGTCTTTGAACTGTTGAAAAAACCACTAAAAATGGATGTTCCGGATCTCGAGGGAATGCTGGGGGAGATCGAATGGTCAGCCATCGGGTTTTACGTGGCCCTTTTTGCTCTCGTGGGTGCCCTCGAGTATACCCATGTTCTTAAAATTGTGGCGAACTGGCTCATTCCCTTTATCAAATCCGGCCTGCTTACAGGGACATCGGTCCTTTACTGGGTAACATCCCCCATCGTCGCATTCGTGGAACACGACGCGTATATCCTGACCATCCTCTATGTGATTCGGGATCTGCATCAGAGCTTGAACATCAACGCCTGGCCATATTACTGGGCGCTTGTCTGGGCAGGCACGCTGGGAAGCAACCTCACTATCGCCGGGGCTCCTGCTCTTTACGTCGCCCTGACAATGGGCGAAAAGGAAGACGGGGAAAAGATGCCCCTGAAGAAATTCTTTTCCTACACCGTGCCCTACGTTCTCCTTTCCCTCGTGATATGCTATGTTTTTCTGGTGCTGATCTGGGTCCTTCCTTTTATGAAGTAG
- a CDS encoding tripartite tricarboxylate transporter substrate binding protein encodes MRSMKKRYTFLLVAVIAVASIALFGGVAKAAWPTRPISFVIPAGAGGGADKYVRFLVGLNVKGHYVDQAIIPVNKAGGAGAVAMNYVLNQKGDGYTMMITLNSFITTPLFQSLPFTFRNFTPIYLLALDNFPLWVPKDSPFKTFEDFLTEARKRSLTVGGTGSKQEDEIVFRAIETIGKTKPFRYVPFKGGGSVAKALVGKHIEASVNQVSEAGPFFPEFVRPLVVFQDKRLDVKGLENVPTAKELGFDFSYNMMRAVFAPPGISKEAQDGMIELFRKISDDPAWVTFAAKFGLQRTSISGKALYKFCEKYEKLHKKIMKAQGWIK; translated from the coding sequence ATGCGAAGCATGAAAAAGCGCTATACATTTCTGCTTGTCGCCGTCATTGCGGTCGCTTCCATCGCTCTTTTCGGTGGAGTGGCAAAGGCGGCATGGCCGACGCGGCCGATCAGTTTTGTTATCCCGGCGGGCGCTGGTGGTGGGGCGGATAAATACGTCCGATTCCTGGTGGGCCTTAACGTGAAGGGTCATTACGTTGATCAGGCCATAATCCCTGTCAACAAAGCGGGTGGCGCCGGGGCCGTTGCCATGAATTATGTCCTCAACCAGAAGGGTGACGGCTACACGATGATGATCACCCTGAATTCCTTTATCACCACACCCCTGTTCCAGAGTCTGCCTTTTACTTTCCGAAACTTTACACCAATCTATCTACTGGCACTGGACAACTTCCCCCTCTGGGTCCCAAAGGACAGCCCCTTTAAGACCTTCGAGGATTTTCTGACAGAGGCACGCAAGCGCAGCCTCACGGTTGGGGGAACGGGATCCAAGCAGGAAGATGAGATCGTCTTCAGGGCCATCGAGACTATCGGCAAGACCAAGCCTTTCAGGTATGTGCCCTTCAAGGGCGGTGGGTCCGTGGCCAAGGCCCTGGTGGGCAAGCACATTGAAGCGTCGGTGAACCAGGTCAGCGAAGCCGGGCCCTTCTTCCCGGAATTTGTCAGGCCGCTGGTTGTATTTCAGGATAAACGGCTGGACGTCAAAGGCCTTGAGAATGTTCCCACGGCCAAGGAGCTGGGTTTCGATTTCAGCTACAACATGATGCGGGCGGTCTTCGCCCCTCCGGGGATCTCAAAAGAGGCACAGGACGGAATGATAGAGCTTTTCAGGAAGATTTCCGACGACCCGGCCTGGGTGACATTCGCGGCTAAGTTCGGTCTGCAGCGGACCTCGATATCGGGCAAGGCCCTTTACAAGTTCTGCGAGAAATATGAGAAGCTGCACAAAAAAATCATGAAGGCTCAAGGCTGGATCAAATAG
- a CDS encoding NAD-dependent epimerase/dehydratase family protein — protein sequence MGRSNTTILITGGAGSVGRYLTLSLLERGYKVRVFDRDVEPLNFIHNANLTRFHGNLGDRELLRSAVEEVDAVLHLAWSFSNDPLEVFDGDIKDHLYLLEEMASRRVRHLVYASTAVVYGKPRYYPIDEGHPLVVEEARKPLYGIAKAAAEKLCLLYEKEKGIPATIFRFWWAYGEEIGGRHLREMLRTAAEGELLEVPADAGGSFLHLADMVQALDLTLFNPKAYGRTFNFSTIYMTWEEVAEMVREVTGSSSEIRCVPKGEWRGSAFLADPWELSYALSRNLLGFGPMDAAMAKASLKTAISNCWKAMKGG from the coding sequence ATGGGCCGTTCGAATACAACGATCCTCATTACCGGCGGCGCCGGGTCCGTGGGCAGATATCTGACTTTGTCCCTCCTTGAAAGGGGTTATAAAGTCAGGGTCTTTGACAGGGATGTAGAGCCTCTCAACTTCATTCACAACGCCAATCTAACCAGATTCCATGGTAACCTTGGGGACAGAGAGTTGCTCCGATCCGCCGTTGAAGAGGTTGATGCGGTTCTTCATCTTGCATGGTCGTTCTCAAACGACCCCCTGGAGGTTTTCGATGGTGACATTAAAGACCATCTCTATCTTCTGGAGGAAATGGCGTCCCGGCGGGTCAGGCACCTGGTTTATGCCAGTACCGCCGTAGTATACGGCAAACCACGGTATTACCCCATTGATGAAGGACACCCATTGGTGGTGGAAGAGGCGAGAAAGCCGCTTTATGGAATTGCCAAAGCGGCTGCGGAAAAGCTGTGTCTTTTATACGAAAAGGAAAAAGGAATACCGGCCACCATATTTCGGTTCTGGTGGGCTTACGGGGAGGAAATAGGAGGCAGGCACCTGCGGGAAATGCTGAGGACCGCGGCTGAGGGCGAACTCCTGGAGGTTCCAGCGGACGCCGGGGGGAGTTTCCTCCATTTGGCTGATATGGTCCAGGCATTGGACCTTACCCTCTTTAATCCCAAGGCTTATGGTCGAACATTTAATTTTTCCACTATCTATATGACCTGGGAGGAAGTGGCGGAGATGGTTCGGGAGGTCACCGGATCATCCTCTGAAATCAGGTGTGTTCCTAAAGGAGAATGGAGGGGCAGCGCCTTTTTGGCAGATCCCTGGGAATTGTCGTACGCCCTGTCCAGGAATCTTCTGGGGTTCGGACCCATGGATGCCGCCATGGCAAAGGCTTCGCTGAAAACGGCCATCTCAAATTGCTGGAAGGCGATGAAAGGCGGGTAA
- a CDS encoding gamma-glutamyltransferase family protein has protein sequence MSTGKSRNMLSVLAPSRPEDFTTRPVIMGTHGMVTSGHYLAGRIGVRILEDGGNAIDAGVAMGFALAVLEPYIYGIGGEVPILIYLADEKRVVSLCGQGPAPGKATIEWFKRNGFDAVPGDGLPAAVVPDALSTWIAALSRFGTMRLSQVLEAAIDLAECGFPMYGVLQAALEQNSQRFNDSWPTSADAFLPNGRIPAIGELYRQADIAEMFKRLAAAEYREKKRGRRAGLQAAHDLFYKGEIAERIVRFAQESRSPDSMGNRFSGLLTKEDLFNHAARVEEPVSTTYRGYEVFKCGPWTQGPVFLQQLNLLEGYDLCSMGHNSPEYIHLLTEVAKLAFADREEYYGDPDFVHVPLDILLDKGYSTERRKLIDPDHASMDLRPGNAASSRPRRKKGNPNVFKGDTTHLDAVDQWGNMIAATPSGGWFSSSPVVAGLGFPLGSRMQMFSLDPDHANALVPGKRPRTTLTPSLVLREGQPFMVFGTPGGDQQDQWTLQFFLNCVDFDMNMQAAVDAPTFHSSHFPASFYPHSANPGRLTVEGRIPDAAIAVLREKGHDVEVAGDWNHGRVLGIRFNAGSGVMSGVATARLETGYALGW, from the coding sequence ATGAGTACCGGTAAATCCCGGAACATGCTTAGCGTCCTGGCCCCTTCCCGACCCGAGGATTTCACCACCCGCCCTGTCATAATGGGCACCCACGGAATGGTCACGAGCGGGCATTACCTGGCCGGCAGGATAGGGGTCCGCATCCTCGAGGACGGTGGTAATGCCATTGATGCCGGGGTTGCGATGGGTTTTGCCCTGGCCGTGCTGGAACCTTACATCTACGGAATCGGTGGCGAGGTGCCCATACTGATTTATCTGGCCGACGAGAAACGGGTCGTGAGCCTTTGTGGACAGGGACCGGCCCCCGGGAAGGCTACCATCGAATGGTTTAAAAGAAACGGGTTCGATGCGGTTCCGGGGGATGGTCTGCCGGCTGCCGTGGTGCCGGATGCCTTGTCCACCTGGATCGCGGCCCTTTCCAGATTCGGAACAATGAGGCTTTCGCAGGTCCTCGAGGCTGCCATTGACCTGGCGGAGTGCGGGTTTCCCATGTATGGAGTCCTCCAGGCCGCCCTGGAACAGAATTCCCAACGGTTTAATGATTCATGGCCTACTTCGGCGGATGCATTTCTCCCCAATGGTCGGATCCCGGCGATAGGAGAGCTGTATAGGCAGGCTGATATAGCTGAAATGTTCAAGAGACTTGCAGCGGCGGAATATCGGGAGAAGAAAAGGGGACGCAGGGCCGGTCTTCAGGCTGCGCACGACCTGTTTTATAAGGGTGAAATCGCGGAACGGATAGTGAGATTTGCCCAGGAAAGCAGGTCTCCTGATTCCATGGGCAACAGATTCAGCGGGCTTTTGACAAAGGAGGATCTGTTTAATCACGCTGCCCGGGTCGAGGAACCCGTTTCCACAACCTATAGGGGATATGAGGTCTTCAAGTGCGGTCCATGGACCCAGGGGCCGGTTTTTTTACAGCAGTTAAACCTCCTGGAAGGATATGACCTGTGTTCGATGGGACATAATTCGCCCGAATACATTCACCTCCTGACAGAGGTTGCCAAACTGGCGTTTGCGGATCGGGAAGAGTATTATGGCGATCCCGACTTTGTTCACGTACCTCTCGATATTCTTTTAGATAAAGGGTATTCAACCGAACGGCGCAAGTTGATCGACCCGGATCATGCCTCAATGGACCTCCGTCCCGGCAATGCGGCTTCAAGCCGGCCCCGGCGAAAAAAGGGAAATCCGAACGTATTCAAAGGGGACACTACCCATCTTGACGCTGTAGATCAATGGGGGAACATGATTGCCGCCACTCCATCCGGAGGGTGGTTTTCCAGCTCCCCCGTCGTTGCGGGGCTGGGCTTTCCCCTGGGGTCGCGCATGCAGATGTTTTCCCTCGATCCCGACCATGCCAATGCCCTTGTCCCGGGTAAGCGGCCGAGAACAACTCTCACCCCCTCCCTTGTCTTGCGGGAAGGGCAGCCGTTCATGGTGTTCGGAACTCCGGGTGGGGATCAGCAGGACCAATGGACCCTGCAGTTTTTCCTGAACTGTGTGGATTTTGACATGAATATGCAGGCCGCTGTGGATGCCCCAACCTTCCACTCGAGCCATTTTCCCGCATCCTTCTACCCCCATAGCGCAAACCCCGGCAGACTGACGGTTGAGGGCCGTATTCCGGATGCCGCCATCGCCGTTCTCCGGGAAAAGGGGCACGATGTGGAGGTGGCCGGAGACTGGAACCATGGGCGGGTTCTGGGTATCAGATTCAATGCCGGCAGCGGTGTCATGTCCGGAGTGGCGACCGCCCGATTGGAAACCGGCTACGCCCTGGGATGGTAA
- a CDS encoding tripartite tricarboxylate transporter permease, with amino-acid sequence METLAHLMTGFGVALQPLSLLMMTLGLLLGLAVGVLPGLGGTAGVALLLPVTVLVPPTVAIIFLAAIYWGALYGGVITSVLFAIPGEPWSVALIFDGYPMAKKGQAGLALAAAFLSSFVGIFVAAIFFVAFAMPLALFALKFGPPEMFGIMLLAFSTFVGLGRGSATKTLVSTCFGLILTMVGLDIVTGHPRLTFGTMAFLSGFHFVPVTIGLFGLGEIMIDGEERFSTEIKEVIHAKLGWQDIKAGFKATKEHFGLTFFSAVLGFFVGILPGTGATPASFLGYGIAKQYSKHPEKYGQGAIEGVLAPQAAANAAGTGALLPMISLGIPGSPTAAVLLAGLYMWGLWPGPRLFIEQPVFVWGLIASLFLSGMVCLLICLLGTPMLASIMRVPWGLLTPTIVIACFIGSYVMRNLMFDVWCTLIFGLVGYVMKKLDYPLAPLAVALVLGGMTERFLRQSLIIGDGSFSVFFSTTISTVFMSIAFFLFLLPAVKLVRDKIKAGNKIAEA; translated from the coding sequence ATGGAAACACTGGCTCACCTGATGACTGGATTTGGGGTGGCTCTACAACCACTCTCTTTACTTATGATGACCCTGGGCCTTCTGCTGGGCCTTGCGGTTGGCGTCCTGCCGGGACTCGGCGGAACCGCAGGGGTGGCCCTGCTGCTCCCGGTGACCGTCCTGGTACCACCTACGGTCGCCATTATTTTTCTGGCCGCCATATACTGGGGCGCCCTTTATGGAGGGGTTATCACCTCCGTTCTTTTCGCCATCCCCGGGGAGCCATGGTCGGTGGCCCTTATTTTTGATGGGTATCCCATGGCTAAAAAGGGGCAAGCCGGCCTGGCTCTGGCCGCCGCTTTCCTGTCCTCCTTCGTGGGAATTTTTGTTGCGGCCATCTTTTTCGTGGCCTTTGCCATGCCGCTGGCCCTGTTCGCACTCAAGTTCGGTCCCCCGGAGATGTTCGGAATCATGTTGCTCGCTTTCAGCACCTTCGTTGGGCTTGGCAGGGGGTCCGCCACGAAGACTCTTGTAAGCACATGCTTCGGGTTGATCCTGACGATGGTTGGACTAGACATAGTTACGGGCCATCCGAGGTTGACATTCGGCACAATGGCCTTTCTCAGCGGTTTTCATTTCGTTCCTGTGACCATCGGGCTTTTCGGTCTGGGCGAGATAATGATCGATGGGGAAGAACGGTTCTCAACCGAGATCAAGGAGGTAATCCATGCCAAGCTGGGGTGGCAGGATATCAAGGCAGGCTTCAAGGCGACGAAAGAGCATTTCGGCCTGACGTTTTTCAGCGCCGTTCTTGGTTTTTTCGTTGGGATCCTGCCTGGAACCGGGGCTACCCCGGCATCCTTCCTTGGCTACGGCATTGCCAAACAGTACTCCAAGCATCCCGAGAAATATGGCCAGGGTGCAATCGAGGGGGTGCTGGCGCCCCAGGCCGCGGCCAACGCGGCCGGGACGGGGGCCCTGCTCCCCATGATCTCCCTGGGGATTCCCGGTTCTCCCACTGCGGCTGTTCTCCTTGCCGGCCTTTATATGTGGGGTCTCTGGCCGGGTCCGAGGCTGTTTATCGAGCAGCCGGTGTTCGTCTGGGGTCTCATCGCCAGCCTTTTCCTTTCCGGAATGGTCTGCCTGCTCATCTGTCTCCTGGGCACGCCGATGCTGGCCTCCATCATGAGGGTCCCCTGGGGGCTTCTTACACCGACCATCGTCATTGCCTGCTTTATCGGCAGCTATGTGATGCGTAACCTGATGTTCGACGTCTGGTGTACCCTGATCTTCGGTCTGGTCGGATACGTCATGAAGAAGCTGGACTATCCCCTGGCCCCGCTCGCTGTTGCTCTGGTTCTGGGAGGCATGACCGAGAGGTTCCTGCGCCAGAGCCTGATCATAGGAGATGGGTCCTTCTCGGTTTTCTTCAGTACGACCATCTCCACGGTTTTCATGTCTATCGCTTTTTTCCTGTTCCTTCTGCCGGCGGTAAAGTTGGTCAGGGACAAGATAAAGGCCGGCAACAAGATTGCGGAGGCCTGA
- a CDS encoding pyruvate, phosphate dikinase — protein sequence MAGKATKFVYFFGDGKADGSGKMKDLLGGKGAGLAEMTRLKIPVPAGFTITTEACNAYFADNRKYPAGMWDQVLDNLKKIEKAMGMKLGDSKNPLLLSVRSGAKFSMPGMMDTVLNLGLNETTLKALIKKTDNERFALDTFRRLVSMFGSTVMGLDRQLFENALEKMKSDRGIKNDTELTAEDLRELVKEFKGIYRSETGKAFPRDPLQQVKLAINAVFESWFGERAGTYRRLNGIPDDLGTACNVQAMVFGNMGENSGTGVGFTRDPSTGRKKFFAEYLIDAQGEDVVAGIRTPLHINEMKKKLPATYKELDRIYKKLEKHYKDMLDLEFTVQDGKLYMLQTRIGKRTAAASIKIAIQLVKEKLINKKTAIMRIDADQIDQLLHPTIDPKASVDIIAKGLPASPGAAVGKVVFSAADAENAASHGEKVILVRPETSPEDIGGMDAAQGILTARGGMTSHAAVVARGMGKCCVAGCTALDINEKKKSFIVEPHVIKEGDYITLNGSTGEVMLGQVPLVSPELTGDFNTIMKWSDEIRKLGVRANADTPADARMALKFGAEGIGLVRTEHMFFDAKKIKAVREMILADDTAGRKKALKKILPMQRKDFINIFKVMDGLPVTIRLLDPPLHEFLPKTEKDLKSLADEMGVPLEKLRARNKSLREFNPMLGHRGCRLAITYPEIAEMQVRAIIEAACQVSKKNIKAIPEIMIPLIADVKEFSVMREMTVRVAEEVEKHYNVKIPYDVGTMIEIARAALLAHEIAPEADFYSFGTNDLTQTTYGLSRDDAGSFLPYYVEHGIFESDPFMTIDRKGVGLLMRMAIDSSRKIKKGMKMGICGEQVDPDSVEFCYEIGLTYVSASPFRLPAARLAAAQATLRKKMKKGMSKASV from the coding sequence ATGGCAGGTAAAGCAACAAAGTTTGTCTATTTTTTTGGAGATGGGAAGGCTGACGGAAGCGGAAAAATGAAGGATCTGCTTGGCGGAAAAGGCGCCGGCCTGGCAGAAATGACCAGACTCAAGATCCCCGTTCCCGCCGGCTTTACCATCACGACTGAGGCTTGTAACGCCTACTTTGCCGATAACAGGAAGTACCCTGCAGGCATGTGGGACCAGGTGCTTGATAACCTGAAAAAGATTGAGAAGGCGATGGGCATGAAGCTCGGGGATTCAAAAAATCCTCTTCTTCTCTCCGTTCGTTCAGGCGCCAAGTTTTCCATGCCGGGAATGATGGACACTGTCTTGAACCTTGGACTCAATGAGACCACTTTAAAGGCCCTCATCAAGAAGACAGACAACGAGCGTTTTGCCCTGGACACCTTCAGAAGGCTTGTTTCCATGTTCGGGAGTACCGTCATGGGGTTGGACAGACAGCTTTTTGAAAACGCACTGGAAAAGATGAAGAGCGACAGGGGCATAAAGAATGATACGGAACTGACCGCCGAGGATCTCAGGGAACTTGTGAAGGAATTCAAGGGCATTTACCGATCTGAGACAGGCAAAGCTTTTCCCAGAGATCCCCTGCAGCAGGTCAAGCTTGCCATCAACGCTGTTTTTGAATCCTGGTTCGGGGAAAGGGCCGGAACCTACAGAAGGCTGAACGGAATACCCGATGATCTCGGCACGGCGTGCAACGTACAGGCCATGGTTTTTGGAAACATGGGCGAAAATTCAGGTACGGGCGTCGGCTTTACAAGGGATCCATCCACCGGCCGGAAGAAATTTTTTGCCGAGTACCTCATCGACGCACAAGGGGAGGATGTTGTTGCTGGAATAAGGACGCCTCTTCACATCAACGAAATGAAGAAGAAGCTGCCGGCCACATATAAAGAGTTGGATCGAATATATAAAAAGCTGGAAAAACACTACAAGGACATGTTGGACCTGGAGTTCACGGTGCAGGACGGCAAACTATACATGCTCCAGACCAGGATTGGAAAACGAACGGCGGCGGCATCCATCAAAATCGCCATTCAGTTGGTTAAGGAAAAACTGATCAACAAAAAGACCGCGATAATGAGAATCGACGCCGATCAGATTGATCAGCTTCTTCACCCGACCATTGATCCCAAGGCATCCGTTGACATCATTGCCAAGGGACTCCCTGCCTCCCCCGGCGCCGCTGTGGGAAAGGTCGTGTTTTCCGCAGCGGATGCCGAAAACGCCGCATCGCATGGCGAAAAGGTGATTCTGGTTAGGCCTGAGACCTCCCCTGAGGATATTGGAGGCATGGATGCCGCCCAGGGAATTCTCACCGCCAGAGGTGGCATGACATCCCACGCGGCCGTGGTGGCCAGGGGAATGGGCAAGTGCTGTGTCGCCGGCTGCACTGCTCTTGACATCAACGAAAAGAAGAAATCCTTTATTGTCGAACCCCATGTCATCAAGGAAGGGGATTACATCACCCTTAACGGTTCAACCGGGGAGGTGATGCTCGGACAGGTCCCCCTGGTTTCACCCGAGCTCACAGGGGATTTCAACACCATCATGAAGTGGTCCGACGAAATAAGAAAGCTGGGTGTCAGGGCAAATGCCGATACCCCCGCCGACGCCCGTATGGCATTAAAGTTTGGTGCTGAAGGGATCGGACTTGTACGCACCGAGCATATGTTCTTCGATGCCAAAAAGATCAAGGCGGTGCGTGAGATGATTCTGGCGGACGACACGGCGGGCAGAAAAAAAGCCCTCAAAAAGATCCTTCCCATGCAGAGGAAAGACTTTATCAACATCTTCAAGGTGATGGACGGCCTGCCGGTGACCATAAGGCTCCTTGATCCGCCCCTGCACGAGTTTCTTCCCAAAACCGAGAAGGATCTCAAGTCTCTGGCCGATGAGATGGGTGTACCCCTGGAGAAACTCAGGGCGAGGAACAAGTCGCTGCGTGAATTCAACCCCATGCTTGGCCACAGAGGATGCAGGCTTGCCATTACCTATCCCGAAATTGCCGAGATGCAGGTTCGGGCTATTATAGAAGCCGCCTGTCAGGTCTCCAAAAAGAACATCAAGGCTATTCCCGAGATTATGATCCCCCTCATCGCCGATGTAAAAGAGTTTAGCGTGATGCGTGAGATGACGGTGAGAGTGGCCGAAGAGGTGGAAAAACACTACAATGTGAAGATTCCCTACGATGTCGGAACCATGATTGAGATCGCCCGGGCAGCCCTGCTTGCCCATGAAATAGCCCCGGAGGCGGACTTCTACTCCTTTGGCACAAACGACCTGACTCAGACCACATACGGGCTGTCGAGGGATGACGCTGGAAGTTTCCTGCCCTATTACGTCGAACACGGGATATTTGAGAGTGATCCGTTTATGACCATCGACCGCAAGGGTGTGGGCCTGCTCATGAGGATGGCCATCGACAGCAGCAGGAAGATTAAAAAGGGCATGAAGATGGGGATCTGCGGGGAACAGGTGGATCCCGACTCGGTGGAATTCTGCTACGAGATCGGACTCACCTATGTCAGCGCCTCGCCGTTCAGGCTGCCTGCGGCCCGCCTCGCGGCGGCACAGGCAACATTGAGAAAAAAGATGAAAAAAGGCATGTCAAAAGCCTCGGTATAA